A genomic window from Paenibacillus sp. FSL K6-0276 includes:
- the deoC gene encoding deoxyribose-phosphate aldolase, whose product MDVKDILAKVDHTLLDVTATWDDIKNLCDDAMKYQTASVCIPSAYVREAVNYVEGKIAICTVIGFPNGYNTQAVKVFEATDAITNGASEIDMVINVGFLKSGRYEEVCDEIRALKNACGSRILKVIVETCLLTQEEKVKVCELVTKAGADYIKTSTGFSKAGATKEDVSLFAQNIGQNVKIKAAGGIRSLDDAKAFIDLGADRLGTSAIVKIVKGQEVLGY is encoded by the coding sequence ATGGATGTTAAAGATATATTAGCGAAAGTAGATCATACCCTGCTTGATGTTACTGCTACATGGGATGATATAAAGAATTTATGTGATGATGCGATGAAATACCAAACGGCCAGTGTTTGTATCCCAAGTGCTTATGTTAGAGAAGCAGTAAATTATGTAGAAGGCAAAATAGCAATATGTACAGTTATCGGATTTCCGAATGGTTATAATACACAAGCCGTTAAAGTATTTGAAGCAACGGATGCAATTACAAATGGAGCATCAGAAATTGATATGGTGATCAATGTGGGCTTCTTAAAAAGTGGACGTTATGAGGAAGTTTGCGACGAAATACGTGCCCTTAAAAATGCATGTGGAAGTAGAATATTAAAGGTAATTGTTGAAACATGTTTGCTCACACAAGAGGAAAAAGTGAAAGTATGTGAGCTTGTTACAAAAGCTGGAGCTGATTATATCAAAACATCCACTGGATTTTCTAAAGCTGGGGCAACCAAAGAGGATGTCAGTCTGTTTGCACAGAACATAGGTCAGAATGTGAAGATTAAAGCAGCTGGAGGTATTCGCTCTTTGGATGATGCTAAAGCATTTATTGATTTGGGCGCAGACCGTTTAGGAACTAGTGCCATAGTTAAAATTGTAAAAGGGCAGGAAGTATTGGGTTATTAG
- a CDS encoding DeoR/GlpR family DNA-binding transcription regulator, with product MDKQERVNTIVSILKNKSGASIKELSHQLDVTEMTVRRDIKYLKENKIVQVVSGAVIYNGSDPNENKQDEYDLTTQKNNRASEKYNIAKLAASLIEPNDIIFIDIGTTTAQIIEHIPSNSSVEIVCCTMNALLEIHKKGFKDFILIGGHYRPELQMFESREGLDLISRTRTTKAFISAAGVNAKLGITCTNSCEVDTKNAAINCALEKILVIDSSKFDMVKSTYFASLNDFDAIVTDRGLSEEWIEKIKQLNISLYLA from the coding sequence ATGGATAAGCAAGAGAGAGTAAATACAATTGTATCAATCCTAAAAAATAAAAGTGGCGCATCCATCAAAGAGCTTTCACATCAACTTGATGTCACAGAAATGACTGTTCGCCGAGATATTAAATATCTAAAAGAAAATAAAATCGTGCAAGTTGTTTCAGGTGCAGTTATTTATAATGGTTCTGACCCAAATGAGAATAAACAAGATGAATATGATTTGACAACTCAAAAAAATAATCGAGCATCAGAAAAATATAATATAGCAAAGTTAGCAGCTTCATTAATTGAGCCTAACGATATTATTTTTATTGACATTGGTACAACAACCGCTCAAATCATCGAACATATTCCGTCAAATAGCTCTGTAGAAATTGTTTGCTGCACTATGAACGCCTTACTTGAGATTCATAAAAAAGGATTTAAGGATTTTATTCTTATCGGTGGTCATTACCGTCCGGAACTTCAAATGTTTGAAAGCAGAGAAGGTTTGGATTTAATAAGTAGAACACGAACAACAAAAGCATTTATTTCTGCTGCTGGAGTTAATGCTAAATTAGGTATTACTTGCACGAACAGTTGTGAAGTGGACACCAAAAATGCGGCAATTAATTGTGCCCTTGAGAAAATTTTAGTGATTGATTCCTCTAAGTTTGATATGGTTAAATCCACCTACTTTGCTTCGTTAAATGATTTTGATGCTATTGTAACCGATAGAGGTTTATCAGAAGAGTGGATTGAGAAAATCAAACAATTAAATATTTCTCTATATCTAGCTTAG
- a CDS encoding carbohydrate ABC transporter permease has product MTLDDNILSTRVFRMMAYLIITIFSLLCLFPFILIISGSLTANESIIRDGFHLIPKVFSLEGYQMVFTFPAQLIKAYGVTIFVTVVGTLLGLFLITMAGYVLQRKDFKYRNQLSFFIYFTTLFGGGLVPWYIMLTTYFGLADTYAVLILPGLMTPFLIILMKNFIKSAIPEELFESAKIDGANDFRIYFSVVLKLAMPGIATVGLFLALTYWNDWFMSSLFINDTSMYQLQFYLYNTINTMMFVSQMATGTGVSLGREIPTESTKMAMAIVVTGPIVFLYPFVQRYFVKGLTIGAVKG; this is encoded by the coding sequence ATTACATTGGATGACAACATTCTAAGTACTAGAGTTTTCCGCATGATGGCTTACCTGATCATTACGATTTTTTCTTTGCTCTGTCTCTTTCCCTTCATTCTGATCATTTCAGGCTCATTGACAGCTAATGAATCCATTATACGCGACGGTTTTCACTTGATTCCTAAAGTGTTCTCGCTGGAAGGTTATCAAATGGTGTTTACCTTTCCAGCTCAGCTAATCAAGGCTTATGGTGTTACGATTTTTGTAACTGTGGTTGGAACGCTGCTGGGATTGTTTCTTATTACGATGGCTGGTTATGTTCTGCAGAGGAAAGATTTCAAGTACCGTAATCAATTGTCCTTCTTCATTTATTTCACAACGCTGTTTGGAGGCGGGCTTGTGCCCTGGTACATCATGCTGACCACATACTTTGGGCTGGCAGACACCTATGCCGTACTGATATTACCTGGTCTTATGACACCTTTTCTCATTATTTTAATGAAAAACTTTATCAAATCTGCGATTCCGGAAGAATTATTCGAATCAGCCAAAATCGATGGCGCGAACGACTTTAGGATCTACTTCAGTGTCGTGCTGAAGCTTGCTATGCCAGGCATAGCGACTGTCGGTCTGTTCCTTGCTCTGACGTACTGGAACGACTGGTTTATGTCTTCCTTGTTCATTAATGACACTAGCATGTATCAGCTTCAATTCTACTTGTATAACACGATCAATACCATGATGTTCGTTTCTCAAATGGCGACTGGAACTGGGGTATCCCTAGGGCGCGAAATTCCGACAGAATCGACGAAGATGGCGATGGCAATCGTCGTTACAGGACCAATTGTTTTCTTATATCCTTTCGTACAGCGATATTTCGTGAAGGGATTAACGATTGGTGCGGTGAAGGGTTAG
- a CDS encoding extracellular solute-binding protein produces the protein MRKGKKKLLTIGTSLFLTASLFAGCSGNAKTGETTSNTSTEAPTVKEEAVKGEAVKEATGIDTSKKVELQFYMLGDAPKDLKLIQDEVNKMALEDLNATVKFNFTTWTDWESKYKLLLSSGQPIDLIFTAEWTNYQSYAKKGAFLPLDDLLPKAAPKLQAYVPQDFWEAVKVDKKIYTVPAIWKEYVNEGVAYREDLRKKYNLPKPETLETLEQYLEGIRKNEPDMMPLADTEINHTESIRQMTTKTVNTNSTVPYGLNIMYDTPRDVTSYWGSPKHLEDLKMYKRWQEKGFFMKNMLNIKDSGHDIFASGKAAAILGSENPNRFGDSVVKVKTLHPDWELGYAPYANIKGFSSPVHPIHNGFAIPRSSKNPERALAFYEKMVTDKRYNWLTQYGIEGKHFEIEDGKYYKMLGDVQSNGFAREGMNGWAWRNPEFNLFDKSYDTVLDMFAELDKIQKPNIYQGFGEDWTPYQAEKAALLQVEKQYLWPLNVGMVKDVEGGLKIFMEKAKQAGLDKIQAEYTKQWIQYLDDSNIK, from the coding sequence ATGAGAAAAGGAAAAAAGAAATTGTTAACGATCGGCACTTCTTTATTCTTAACTGCAAGTTTGTTTGCTGGCTGCAGTGGTAATGCCAAAACTGGGGAGACTACGTCAAATACCAGCACGGAGGCTCCAACTGTAAAAGAAGAGGCTGTAAAAGGAGAGGCTGTAAAAGAAGCGACTGGAATCGACACATCCAAGAAAGTGGAGCTTCAGTTCTATATGCTGGGCGATGCCCCAAAGGATTTAAAGCTCATTCAGGATGAAGTTAACAAAATGGCATTAGAAGATTTGAATGCAACCGTCAAATTCAACTTCACAACCTGGACAGACTGGGAGTCGAAGTACAAGCTTCTGTTGTCCTCAGGGCAGCCGATTGACCTGATCTTTACGGCAGAATGGACGAATTACCAGTCATATGCGAAGAAAGGGGCTTTCCTTCCGCTAGATGATCTCCTACCGAAGGCTGCACCTAAGCTGCAAGCATATGTACCGCAGGATTTCTGGGAAGCAGTCAAGGTTGACAAGAAAATTTACACAGTTCCAGCGATCTGGAAGGAGTATGTAAATGAGGGTGTTGCCTATCGGGAAGATTTGCGTAAAAAGTATAATTTGCCAAAGCCGGAAACACTCGAAACCCTAGAGCAGTATTTGGAAGGTATACGCAAGAATGAACCGGATATGATGCCTCTGGCAGATACTGAGATCAATCATACAGAATCCATCCGTCAAATGACAACTAAAACTGTGAATACCAACTCAACTGTTCCATATGGACTTAACATCATGTATGACACTCCGAGAGACGTAACCTCCTATTGGGGCTCTCCGAAGCATTTGGAAGATTTAAAAATGTACAAGAGATGGCAAGAAAAAGGGTTCTTTATGAAGAATATGCTGAACATTAAAGATAGTGGTCATGATATATTTGCTAGCGGTAAAGCCGCAGCAATTTTAGGATCTGAGAATCCAAACCGCTTTGGTGATTCTGTTGTCAAAGTGAAAACGCTGCACCCGGATTGGGAGCTAGGTTATGCCCCATATGCAAATATAAAAGGGTTCTCTTCACCCGTTCACCCGATTCATAATGGCTTTGCAATTCCACGCAGCAGCAAAAATCCAGAAAGAGCGCTTGCTTTCTATGAGAAAATGGTCACTGATAAACGTTACAATTGGCTGACGCAATACGGTATTGAAGGCAAGCATTTTGAAATTGAGGATGGGAAATATTACAAAATGCTTGGTGATGTCCAATCAAACGGCTTCGCAAGAGAAGGTATGAATGGATGGGCATGGAGAAATCCGGAGTTCAATTTGTTTGATAAGAGCTATGACACTGTGCTAGATATGTTCGCTGAATTAGATAAGATACAAAAGCCAAATATTTACCAAGGCTTCGGAGAGGATTGGACGCCTTATCAAGCAGAGAAGGCAGCTCTTCTACAAGTTGAAAAGCAATACTTATGGCCTTTGAATGTTGGTATGGTTAAGGATGTTGAAGGCGGCCTGAAAATATTTATGGAAAAGGCCAAACAAGCTGGTCTCGATAAAATTCAAGCGGAATACACGAAGCAGTGGATACAGTATTTGGATGATTCAAACATTAAGTAA
- a CDS encoding ABC transporter permease subunit: MFKKKGFLYELNKNKIMFLMIAPTLLFFLINSYAPMVGIYYAFTSYDFAGGLFGSPFVGLDNFKFLTQSGILLKLTINTLGYNVVFIILGNVVSIGAAILLSEVRGKLFKKLSQSIMFLPYFVSFVLISVLAFNMFNADSGFVNQLLKSLGFDPVDIYNTPWLWPFLITAFYIWKNLGYSMVIYLASIMGISDEYYEAAKIDGANIFQRIWYITIPMLKATFIVLLLFALGSIMKGQFDLFYQLVGNNGVLFNVTDIVDTYVYRSLKVNFDIGMATAAGLYQSIFGFVMIMTVNYIIRKINDDYALF; the protein is encoded by the coding sequence ATGTTTAAGAAGAAAGGTTTTTTATATGAATTAAATAAGAATAAAATCATGTTTTTGATGATAGCACCGACACTGCTTTTTTTCTTAATAAATTCTTATGCTCCAATGGTCGGCATCTATTATGCATTCACAAGTTATGATTTTGCAGGTGGTTTATTTGGAAGTCCGTTTGTAGGATTAGACAATTTTAAGTTTTTAACGCAATCTGGAATTCTGTTGAAGTTGACAATCAATACGCTTGGATACAACGTGGTGTTTATCATATTAGGTAACGTGGTATCTATAGGGGCAGCAATCCTATTAAGTGAAGTCCGAGGTAAGTTATTTAAAAAATTATCACAATCCATTATGTTTCTACCCTACTTCGTTTCGTTTGTTCTGATTAGTGTTTTAGCGTTTAACATGTTTAATGCTGATTCCGGTTTTGTTAATCAGTTACTAAAATCGTTAGGATTTGATCCAGTAGACATATACAATACACCATGGCTCTGGCCATTTCTGATTACAGCATTTTATATATGGAAAAACTTAGGTTATTCCATGGTCATTTATCTTGCATCCATCATGGGAATCAGCGATGAGTATTACGAAGCTGCCAAAATTGATGGTGCAAATATTTTTCAGCGAATCTGGTATATTACCATACCTATGCTGAAGGCAACATTTATCGTTCTGCTCTTATTTGCACTCGGAAGCATTATGAAAGGTCAATTCGATCTGTTCTATCAGCTTGTCGGGAACAACGGAGTGCTCTTCAACGTTACGGATATTGTCGATACTTACGTTTATCGATCTTTGAAAGTTAATTTTGATATTGGTATGGCAACTGCTGCTGGCTTGTATCAGTCTATCTTCGGATTTGTAATGATTATGACAGTGAATTATATCATCAGGAAAATTAATGATGATTATGCATTGTTCTAA
- a CDS encoding MBL fold metallo-hydrolase, translating into MKVHFHGTAAFEGIPSLFCHCETCKQAKVLGGKNIRTRTSVLIDEVLKIDFPADTLHHSIRDSVDMDKVRDLLFTHSHSDHLYPEDLLIRALGYAQFIEEEELHLYGHDLPIKHCSQLLATESHRFQFHNLKPFETVQTQTATITPLLAKHDPKETCLLYIIEKDGKTIFYGHDSGWFPEQTWNWLKGKKLDLAILECTTGNAEQCDGHMNVKDTLKTREWLVENHVMQAEGRIVVTHFSHNAHLLHEDLVHIFEPNGITVAFDGMQLDI; encoded by the coding sequence ATGAAGGTTCATTTTCATGGAACAGCTGCATTTGAAGGAATTCCCTCGCTATTCTGTCATTGCGAGACTTGCAAGCAAGCCAAAGTACTTGGTGGGAAAAATATTCGTACACGGACTTCGGTCTTGATTGATGAGGTGCTTAAGATCGACTTTCCGGCGGACACCTTACATCATTCGATTCGTGATTCTGTAGATATGGATAAGGTTCGTGATCTATTGTTTACACATTCACATTCGGATCATTTGTATCCTGAAGATTTACTGATTCGTGCGCTTGGGTATGCCCAATTTATTGAAGAGGAAGAACTTCATCTGTATGGTCATGACTTGCCTATTAAGCACTGCAGTCAATTGCTTGCCACGGAATCGCATCGCTTCCAATTTCACAACTTGAAACCCTTTGAAACCGTACAAACGCAAACAGCTACGATTACCCCATTGCTTGCCAAACATGATCCTAAAGAAACTTGTTTATTGTACATAATAGAGAAGGACGGCAAAACCATTTTCTATGGTCACGACAGCGGCTGGTTTCCTGAACAGACTTGGAATTGGTTGAAAGGGAAGAAACTGGATCTTGCCATTCTGGAATGTACGACGGGGAATGCCGAACAATGCGACGGTCATATGAATGTCAAGGATACTCTAAAAACACGGGAATGGTTAGTCGAGAATCATGTTATGCAAGCGGAAGGGCGAATCGTAGTCACTCATTTCTCTCATAATGCTCATCTGTTGCATGAAGATTTGGTTCATATTTTTGAGCCGAATGGTATCACAGTAGCATTTGATGGGATGCAACTGGACATATGA
- a CDS encoding AraC family transcriptional regulator: MMKQWSREHKKVYSRILLGSIGCVVITLLITSTILYMDFTSIALKQVYRSDSNSLNQIKTELSNMTETVTSLSSQIYTDPAVSKLLYYTDLNIYDTIFAQQQLDNYRASLPFIESIYVYNAKSNQFYISANNARNGVQTKSELDDKGILALFKKFKEHLPFQPIPRTYNIGSVETTHVSSYTYLCYSIIDDNNALNTAVVVNISASWLGLRLDQSENNTFIINQDGILYSSNDRQAMLTDLSDKTYIQKIIQDPSHSTYFVDTVDGVKSLITYTSPDPLGWRYVRITPYSNITQEISGMKYRTLSICLGILLLGLLISLTLSHRVYRPIDKFIRKFKILETEKRNHQHILKQDFLRNTILGRETNNAEVLQQKLKYFNSELMVNSKSLIVLIRIDQFPSVLEKYKDDINLLKYGIMNVSTEIASPIFQIEAIDMGDDSLILILNFHDPLNNMERDSLIEMAELMQLSITKHLKLSISITFSPVKESIEQCILIYKQVLEASYHRLFKGHGSILFSDDIMDLKFKEYIFPVHKEKQFIESLMSGNVDKARSIYIDIVGEISEYSFTVVQLVISHLALTVNNVLRALKKNNAILTLPEFDTTFLLPNHVETMEEINTPYFKIFEEISQKLEEKRSTKQEDLIRKVHQIIERDYSNSNLCLNSIADELSMSPIYFSRLYKQLTTKALSDKISEMRLNKAKELLETSDYTIVDIAEKTGFTSSSYFYRLFKNSTGITPSDYRKKINV, from the coding sequence ATGATGAAACAGTGGTCTAGAGAGCATAAAAAAGTTTATAGCCGAATACTGCTCGGCTCTATTGGATGTGTTGTTATTACCCTTTTGATAACTTCAACTATTCTTTATATGGACTTCACAAGCATCGCACTTAAACAAGTTTATCGTTCCGATTCTAATAGTCTGAATCAAATTAAAACAGAGTTATCTAATATGACAGAGACTGTTACCTCACTGTCCTCCCAGATTTACACTGACCCTGCGGTATCCAAATTGTTGTATTATACGGACTTGAATATCTATGACACCATTTTTGCACAACAACAACTTGATAACTATCGCGCATCCTTACCATTCATTGAATCCATTTATGTATATAATGCGAAATCCAATCAGTTCTATATTAGTGCCAATAATGCACGAAACGGAGTTCAAACGAAGTCCGAACTTGATGATAAGGGAATTCTAGCCCTTTTTAAGAAATTCAAAGAACATCTTCCCTTCCAACCGATCCCCAGAACATATAACATCGGTTCGGTTGAGACCACTCATGTATCAAGCTACACTTACTTGTGTTATAGCATCATTGATGATAATAACGCTTTAAATACAGCGGTCGTTGTCAATATCTCTGCATCATGGTTAGGCCTGCGATTAGATCAATCGGAGAATAACACGTTTATCATTAATCAGGATGGAATATTATACTCCAGTAATGACAGGCAAGCAATGCTAACTGATCTATCTGATAAAACCTATATACAGAAAATTATTCAGGATCCTTCACACTCTACATATTTTGTAGACACAGTAGATGGAGTTAAATCTTTAATAACGTACACTTCTCCCGATCCATTAGGTTGGAGATATGTTCGCATTACCCCTTATAGCAATATTACTCAAGAAATAAGTGGAATGAAGTATCGAACACTCAGTATCTGTCTTGGCATTCTTCTCTTAGGTTTATTGATTTCGTTAACTTTATCCCATAGGGTATATCGACCAATTGATAAATTCATACGTAAATTCAAAATCCTAGAAACTGAAAAACGTAATCATCAACATATTCTCAAACAGGATTTTCTGAGAAATACGATTTTGGGTAGAGAAACGAATAATGCTGAGGTGTTGCAACAAAAATTGAAATACTTCAATTCGGAGCTAATGGTTAATAGTAAATCACTGATTGTTTTAATAAGGATTGATCAGTTCCCGTCGGTTCTCGAGAAATACAAAGATGATATTAATTTGCTCAAATACGGCATAATGAACGTTAGTACAGAAATTGCCTCGCCGATCTTTCAAATCGAAGCCATTGATATGGGGGATGATAGTCTTATACTTATACTCAACTTCCATGATCCGCTTAATAATATGGAACGGGATTCGCTGATAGAAATGGCGGAGCTTATGCAGTTGTCAATCACCAAACATTTAAAATTATCCATTTCGATTACCTTTAGTCCTGTGAAGGAATCCATCGAGCAATGCATTTTAATCTACAAACAGGTACTTGAGGCTTCTTACCATCGATTATTCAAAGGACACGGCAGTATCCTCTTTTCCGATGATATTATGGACTTAAAATTCAAAGAGTATATATTTCCCGTTCACAAAGAAAAACAGTTCATTGAATCCTTGATGTCAGGAAATGTGGATAAGGCACGGAGCATCTATATCGATATCGTAGGAGAAATATCAGAATATTCTTTTACCGTGGTTCAACTTGTCATATCGCATTTAGCACTTACCGTTAATAACGTCTTACGGGCATTAAAAAAGAACAATGCGATTTTAACATTACCCGAATTCGATACAACGTTCTTACTCCCCAATCATGTTGAAACCATGGAAGAAATCAACACGCCGTATTTCAAGATATTTGAAGAAATAAGTCAAAAACTCGAAGAGAAACGAAGTACAAAACAAGAAGATCTCATTAGAAAAGTACATCAAATTATTGAGCGAGATTATAGCAATTCCAACCTGTGCTTAAATTCAATTGCAGACGAGTTATCGATGTCTCCAATTTATTTCAGCCGGCTATATAAACAATTAACCACAAAAGCACTATCTGATAAAATTAGTGAAATGCGGTTGAATAAAGCCAAAGAGCTGCTGGAGACTTCTGATTACACCATTGTTGATATCGCCGAAAAAACTGGATTTACTAGTAGTTCGTATTTTTATCGTTTATTTAAGAATAGTACTGGTATAACCCCGAGCGATTATAGAAAAAAGATAAATGTTTGA
- a CDS encoding SMR family transporter, producing the protein MISMAVLLVLFSGFTHAVWNLFTKRSLNKYVFLWSIHIVGTLALLPYFIIELLQVELHAETLGYMAISALFQGMYFIFLSKSYSYGDLSQTYPIMRGTGVMLVTLLSVVLFGDSLSLAGWIGFCCIIVGLFIISGIVNRHANQGKSDHSISILYAIVVGICVAGYTLMDKLIVQQLSPLSTLELSNINYVIVAFFMVIRAGRTQIIREWQQNWKMILIGCICSPASYFMFLMAMKLAPLASIAPIREIGTVVGTILGILVLKEKQGVRRIIMSAVITCGIISIAIWG; encoded by the coding sequence ATGATTTCAATGGCAGTCTTATTGGTTCTATTTTCAGGCTTCACACATGCGGTATGGAATCTATTTACAAAGAGAAGTCTGAATAAATACGTATTTCTCTGGTCGATTCATATTGTTGGTACACTTGCTCTATTACCTTATTTTATAATTGAACTGCTCCAAGTTGAGCTTCATGCGGAGACACTTGGCTATATGGCGATATCTGCTTTATTTCAAGGGATGTACTTCATTTTTCTCTCTAAATCGTATTCCTATGGTGATTTATCACAGACCTATCCTATCATGCGAGGTACTGGTGTCATGCTAGTGACCTTGTTAAGTGTTGTGTTATTCGGGGATTCATTATCTCTAGCAGGCTGGATAGGCTTTTGTTGTATCATAGTAGGGCTCTTTATTATTAGTGGAATAGTTAATCGTCATGCAAATCAAGGGAAATCGGATCATTCCATATCCATTCTTTATGCAATTGTAGTAGGGATATGTGTTGCGGGCTATACATTAATGGATAAACTGATTGTCCAGCAATTATCTCCACTATCAACGCTTGAATTATCCAATATTAATTATGTAATCGTCGCTTTCTTTATGGTTATAAGAGCTGGTCGTACACAAATCATAAGGGAATGGCAACAAAACTGGAAAATGATCTTGATTGGTTGTATTTGCTCGCCAGCTTCTTATTTTATGTTTCTGATGGCGATGAAGCTTGCTCCATTAGCTTCAATTGCGCCAATACGAGAAATTGGAACTGTTGTAGGTACGATTCTTGGCATACTTGTACTAAAAGAGAAGCAAGGCGTGCGAAGAATTATCATGTCGGCTGTGATTACCTGTGGGATCATCTCCATTGCCATATGGGGATAA